From one Humulus lupulus chromosome 8, drHumLupu1.1, whole genome shotgun sequence genomic stretch:
- the LOC133794980 gene encoding uncharacterized protein LOC133794980, producing the protein MFQLLKIPCPHACAVAISQNASLYALSSPYYTKDTWKKTYDATINVVGEEDDWVLPEHIKNMRVGVPVDKKPVGRPRKSNAGRRPTKRRPSNGQVVVEPRHCTNCGGSGHNRATCKARV; encoded by the coding sequence ATGTTCCAATTGCTAAAAATCCCTTGTCCTCATGCATGTGCCGTAGCAATTAGTCAGAATGCTAGCCTGTACGCACTTAGCTCCCCGTACTACACAAAAGACACGTGGAAGAAGACCTACGATGCAACAATTAATGTTGTCGGCGAGGAGGATGATTGGGTACTACCGGAACACATCAAGAACATGAGAGTCGGGGTACCAGTGGATAAAAAACCGGTGGGTCGGCCTAGGAAGAGCAATGCGGGTAGAAGACCGACGAAGCGTCGCCCGTCTAATGGTCAAGTGGTTGTGGAACCTCGCCATTGTACTAACTGCGGTGGTTCGGGGCACAACAGAGCTACATGCAAAGCTCGAGTTTGA